The nucleotide sequence ACTAATCTTGAAATCGCAAATTTTTCCATGTATTCACTCATGTCAATACGAACTAAAGCATCTTCAGAGTCAAATAATTCTTTGGCTAATACTTTGGCTAATTGTGTTTTACCAACACCAGTTTGACCAAGGAAAATAAACGAACCAATAGGTCTGTTTGGGTCTTTTAATCCCGCTCTGTTTCTTTGTATAGAACGTGCAATTTTTAATACCGCTTCTTTTTGGCCAATTACTTTGCTTTCTATTAATTCTGGTAATTTCGCTAGTTTGTTGCTTTCTGTTTGTGCAATACGATTAACAGGGATACCTGTCATCATAGATACAACATCGGCAACATTGTCTTCTGTTACTTCGATACGATTGTTTTTAGCATCTTCTTCCCATTGTTCTTGGGCGATGGCTAAATCTTTTTCAAGACGTTTTTCATCATCGCGAAGTTTTGCAGCCTCTTCGTATTTTTGCTTTTTAACAACAACGTTTTTAAGTTCTCTAATGTCTTCTAATTGACGTTCTAAATCTAAAATTTGTTTCGGAACTTCAATATTAGTAATATGTACTCTTGATCCTGCTTCGTCTAAAGCGTCAATCGCTTTGTCTGGAAGGAAACGTTCAGACATATATCTGTTTGTTAATTTAACGCAAGCTTCAATAGCTTCAGCTGTATAAGTAACATTATGATGGTCTTCGTATTTGTTTTTGATGTTGTTTAATATCGTGATAGTTTCAGTAACAGAAGTTGGTTCGACGATGATTTTTTGAAAACGTCTTTCAAGTGCCCCGTCTTTTTCGATGTATTGTCTGTACTCATCAAGAGTTGTTGCTCCAATACATTGGATTTCTCCTCTTGCTAAGGCAGGCTTAAACATATTAGAGGCGTCAAGTGAACCAGTTGCTCCACCAGCGCCTACAATGGTATGAATTTCATCAATAAAAAGAATAATATCATCATTTTTCTCTAATTCATTCATAACCGCTTTCATACGCTCTTCGAATTGACCACGGTATTTTGTGCCTGCAACAAGGCTAGCTAAATCTAGGGTAACTACTCGTTTGTTGAATAAAATACGGGATACTTTCTTTTGAATGATGCGTAATGCTAAACCTTCGGCAATAGCAGATTTACCCACACCAGGTTCTCCGATTAGAAGCGGGTTGTTTTTTTTACGTCTACTCAAAATTTGGCTCACACGTTCAATTTCTTTCTCGCGTCCTACAACAGGGTCTAATTTGCCTTCTTCAGCCATTTCAGTTAAATCTCTACCAAAGTTGTCTAAAACTGGTGTTTTGGATTTTTTATTTGACTTACTTGAAGGATTGTTGAAGTTGCCTTCTTTTAGACTGTCATCTTGTCCTAAATCATCGTATGAATCGGTAGCTCTAGGTAAATTTTCTAAGAATTCTTCTTCGTTTGGTGTCATATTTAAATATTGTTCTTTAGCTACATCATAATCTATTTTTAGCTTATTCAATAGCTTGGTTGTTGGATCATTTTCATTTCTTAAAATGCATAGCAATAAATGTGCTGTACTAATCGAGGTACTTTGAAAAACTTTTGCTTCCAAGAAAGTGGTTTTTAGGGCTCTTTCAGCTTGACGAGTCAAGTGAAGGTTTTTCTTTTCTATGTTGGTATCAGTGTTAGGTATTGCTGGGCTTAGGATTTCGACCTTTCTACGCAAATGCTCTAAATCCACAGAAAGGTTGTTTAGTATTTTTATGGCTTTACCATTACCATCCCGTAGGATACCAAGCATTAAATGTTCGGTTCCTATAAAGTCATGCCCTAGTCGCAAAGCCTCTTCTTTGCTGTAGGTAATAACGTCTTTTACTCTTGGTGAAAAATTATCATCCATATTAATATATATTGGTATCAGTAAATTTAGTGAATTAGTATTTTAAAAACAAAAATCATTCCTTTATCAAGTCCTGACTGCTAATTGACGAAAAAAATAATAAAATACCTTAAAAGAGGGCTTGTTTTATTAAACAAAACGCGCTGCTTTTTGTTAATAAATCGTTGAAATTAGTGTGTTGAAAAGCTTTATAAAATTTCAAAAAGCTGTATATTGGCACGTTTTGAAACTAATATAATATTTAATATAATAACTTATGTCTGAAGGAGAAAAGTTAATTCCTATTAACATCGAGGATGAAATGAAAACTGCTTACATCGACTATTCGATGTCGGTAATTGTATCAAGAGCACTTCCAGATGTTAGAGATGGCTTGAAACCAGTACATCGTAGAGTGCTTTTTGGAATGCATGATTTAGGGGTAAACTCAAGATCCGCTCACAAGAAGTCTGCCAGAATTGTTGGAGAAGTTCTAGGAAAGTATCACCCACATGGGGATACCTCTGTTTATGATGCCATGGTTCGTATGGCTCAAGAATGGAGTATGCGTTATTTGTTAATTGACGGTCAAGGTAACTTTGGGTCTGTAGATGGTGATAGTCCAGCTGCAATGCGTTATACAGAGGCTAGAATGCGTAAAATTTCGGAAGAAATTTTGGCAGATATAGATAAAGAAACAGTTGACTTTAAGTTGAACTTTGACGATACACTTCAAGAGCCAACGGTTATGCCAACTCGTGTTCCTACCTTATTAATAAATGGAGCAACTGGAATTGCGGTAGGTATGGCAACTAATATGCCTCCTCATAACCTTACTGAGGTTATCAATGGTACATTGGCTTATATGGACAACAATGATATCGAGATTGATGAATTGATAACACATATTAAAGCACCTGATTTTCCAACAGGGGGTGTGATTTATGGCTATGAAGGTGTTCGTGAGGCGTTCAAAACAGGTAGAGGACGTGTTGTAATGCGTGCCAAAGTTGGTTTTGAAGAAGTTGATGGTAGAGAATCAATCATTGTAACCGAAATTCCATACCAAGTAAATAAAGCAGATATGATCAAACGTACTGCTGATTTGGTAAACGAGAAAAAAATTGAGGGCATTGCTAATATTCGTGATGAATCGGATAGAAATGGTATGCGTATCGTATATATATTGAAACGTGATGCAACTCCAAATGTGGTGTTAAATACATTATATAAATATACACAATTACAGTCTTCATTCAGTGTTAATAATATTGCTATTGTTAACGGTCGACCACAGATGTTGAATCTTAAAGATTTAATTTATCATTTTGTGGAGCACCGTCATGACGTAGTGATTAGAAGAACAAAATTTGAATTACGTAAGGCAGAAGAAAGAGCACACATCTTAGAAGGTTTAATTATTGCTTCGGATAATATTGATGAAGTTATTGCGCTGATAAGAGGTTCTAAAAATACAGAGGAAGCTCGTGAGAAATTAATTGAAAGATTTAATTTATCAGATATTCAAGCTAGAGCAATTGTTGAAATGCGTTTGCGTCAATTAACAGGTCTGGAACAAGATAAGTTAAGAGCTGAGTATGAGGAATTAATGAAGTTAATTGATCACTTAAAAGCTTTATTAGCAGATGTTAATTTGAGAATTGAGTTGATTAAAGAGGAGCTTACTGAAATTAGAGATAAATACGGAGATGAGCGTCGTTCAACAATTGAGTATTCAGGAGGTGATGTAAGTATCGAAGACTTAATCGCTGATGAAAATGTAGTAATTACTATTTCGCATGCAGGATACATCAAACGTACTAACTTGACAGAGTATAAAACTCAAAATAGAGGTGGTGTAGGGCAAAAAAGCGCTGGTACAAGAGATCAAGATTTCTTAGAACATATGTTTGTTGCGACGAATCATCAATATATGATGTTCTTTACTCAAAAAGGAAAATGTTTCTGGATGCGTGTATACGAAATTCCAGAAGGAACTAAAACTGCTAAGGGTAGAGCGATTCAGAACTTGGTGAATATTGAAAGCGACGATAAAGTAAAAGCCTATATATGTACACAAGATTTAAAAGATCAGGAGTACATTAAAGGACATAACCTTGTAATGGTAACTAAACAAGGACAAGTTAAAAAGACTTCATTAGAGAAATATTCTAAGCCTAGGGTGAATGGTGTTGCAGCTATTACTATTAAAGAAGGGGATGAGTTATTAGAAGCGAAATTAACCAATGGTGAAAGCCAGATTATTTTGGCTGTGAAATCAGGTAAATTAGTTCGATTTGAAGAAACTAAAACGCGTCCGATGGGTAGAACTGCTTCTGGAGTACGTGGAATTACTTTAAAAGATGAAACGGATGAAGTAATTGGTATGGTTACTGTAGATAAAGACGATGTTAATGATACTCAAATCTTAGTTGTAACTGAAAATGGATATGGAAAACGTACTAAATTAGTCGATGAAGATGGTGAGGATGTTTATAGAATTACCAACCGTGGAGGTAAAGGTGTGAAAACACTTAATATTACTGAGAAAACGGGTAGTCTAATTTCGATTAATGCGGTTACGGATGCTGATGATTTAATGATTATCAATAAGTCTGGATTAACGATTCGTATGGCTATTGAAGACCTACGTGTCATGGGACGTGCAACTCAAGGGGTGAAATTGATTAACCTTAAAGGAAAAGATTCTATCGCTGCAGTTACTAAAGTAATGAAAGATGATGCCGAAGAAGTTGTGGTTGATGAAGATGGTAATGTTATCGAGTCAGCTGTTGAAAGAGTAAAACCAGTTCTAGAAGTTTTAGAAGATGATGGTGTTGCTGACGATGATGAGGACGAAGATGATGAAGAGGTTATCGATGACGAAGAAGATATTGAGGATGATTCTGATGATGATGAGGCCTAATT is from Flavobacterium sp. NG2 and encodes:
- a CDS encoding ATP-dependent Clp protease ATP-binding subunit, with the translated sequence MDDNFSPRVKDVITYSKEEALRLGHDFIGTEHLMLGILRDGNGKAIKILNNLSVDLEHLRRKVEILSPAIPNTDTNIEKKNLHLTRQAERALKTTFLEAKVFQSTSISTAHLLLCILRNENDPTTKLLNKLKIDYDVAKEQYLNMTPNEEEFLENLPRATDSYDDLGQDDSLKEGNFNNPSSKSNKKSKTPVLDNFGRDLTEMAEEGKLDPVVGREKEIERVSQILSRRKKNNPLLIGEPGVGKSAIAEGLALRIIQKKVSRILFNKRVVTLDLASLVAGTKYRGQFEERMKAVMNELEKNDDIILFIDEIHTIVGAGGATGSLDASNMFKPALARGEIQCIGATTLDEYRQYIEKDGALERRFQKIIVEPTSVTETITILNNIKNKYEDHHNVTYTAEAIEACVKLTNRYMSERFLPDKAIDALDEAGSRVHITNIEVPKQILDLERQLEDIRELKNVVVKKQKYEEAAKLRDDEKRLEKDLAIAQEQWEEDAKNNRIEVTEDNVADVVSMMTGIPVNRIAQTESNKLAKLPELIESKVIGQKEAVLKIARSIQRNRAGLKDPNRPIGSFIFLGQTGVGKTQLAKVLAKELFDSEDALVRIDMSEYMEKFAISRLVGAPPGYVGYEEGGQLTEKVRRKPYAVVLLDEIEKAHPDVFNMMLQVLDDGYLTDSLGRKIDFKNTIIIMTSNVGARQLKDFGQGVGFGTAAKIAQADDNSKSIIENALKKTFAPEFLNRIDDVIVFNALEKEDIDLIIEIELKKLYVRIAELGYALKLSEKAKSFIAEKGFDKQFGARPLKRAIQKYVEDTLAEEIISSKINSGDEIFMDIEEGAQELSVVIHKAGEATNQ
- the gyrA gene encoding DNA gyrase subunit A, whose translation is MSEGEKLIPINIEDEMKTAYIDYSMSVIVSRALPDVRDGLKPVHRRVLFGMHDLGVNSRSAHKKSARIVGEVLGKYHPHGDTSVYDAMVRMAQEWSMRYLLIDGQGNFGSVDGDSPAAMRYTEARMRKISEEILADIDKETVDFKLNFDDTLQEPTVMPTRVPTLLINGATGIAVGMATNMPPHNLTEVINGTLAYMDNNDIEIDELITHIKAPDFPTGGVIYGYEGVREAFKTGRGRVVMRAKVGFEEVDGRESIIVTEIPYQVNKADMIKRTADLVNEKKIEGIANIRDESDRNGMRIVYILKRDATPNVVLNTLYKYTQLQSSFSVNNIAIVNGRPQMLNLKDLIYHFVEHRHDVVIRRTKFELRKAEERAHILEGLIIASDNIDEVIALIRGSKNTEEAREKLIERFNLSDIQARAIVEMRLRQLTGLEQDKLRAEYEELMKLIDHLKALLADVNLRIELIKEELTEIRDKYGDERRSTIEYSGGDVSIEDLIADENVVITISHAGYIKRTNLTEYKTQNRGGVGQKSAGTRDQDFLEHMFVATNHQYMMFFTQKGKCFWMRVYEIPEGTKTAKGRAIQNLVNIESDDKVKAYICTQDLKDQEYIKGHNLVMVTKQGQVKKTSLEKYSKPRVNGVAAITIKEGDELLEAKLTNGESQIILAVKSGKLVRFEETKTRPMGRTASGVRGITLKDETDEVIGMVTVDKDDVNDTQILVVTENGYGKRTKLVDEDGEDVYRITNRGGKGVKTLNITEKTGSLISINAVTDADDLMIINKSGLTIRMAIEDLRVMGRATQGVKLINLKGKDSIAAVTKVMKDDAEEVVVDEDGNVIESAVERVKPVLEVLEDDGVADDDEDEDDEEVIDDEEDIEDDSDDDEA